The genomic DNA GCTTCCCGCAACAGGCTCAGGCTGATGCCGAAGCTCCGGTTGGCCGCCTCGGTGCCGGCAATGGATTGAAACGCAAGGTCCACCGGCGCGCCTTGCTTTATCAATTCGAGCGTAGTCGTGACGTGGCAGAGCACGCAGGTTTGGGTCGGAATCTCGTACTGCTGGCGCACGCCGTCGAGCATCCGCAGCAGCTCGCCCACCTGCCGGGGGTTGTCGGTGGCGGGGTTGATGCCGATAACCGCGTCGCCGCTGCCATAGAGCAGGCCATCGACGAGGCTGGCCGCGATGCCGCGCGGGTCGTCGGTGGGGTGGTTGGGCTGGAGGCGCGTGGCCAGGTGCCCGCGCAGCCCCAGCGTGTTGCGAAACCGCGTGACGACCTCCACGCGTCGGGCCACGGCAATCAGCTCCTGGTTGCGCAGCAGCTTGCTCACGGCCGCCACCATTTCGGGCGTGAGGCCGGGGGCCAGCGCCGCCAGCGTAGCCGCATCGGCCGCGTCCGACACCAGCCAGTCGCGCAGCTCGCCCACCGTGAAGTGGCCGATGGGCGCGAACGCCGCCGCGTCGTGGGTGTCGATGATAAGGCGCGTCACCTCGTCGTGCTCGTAGGGCACCAACGCCTCGTGCAAAAAAGTGCGCAGCGGCACGTCGGCCAGGGCATACTGCGCGGCCACGCGCTCCTCGTAGGTGGTGGCGGCCACGCCGGCCAGCTCGTCGCCGGCGCGCGGGGGGGTAGCGCGCGCCAGTAGCGTTTTCAGGTCGGCAAAGACGTAGGCGCGGATGCCGATGGTGTGGCGGTAGGGCATAAGCGCGGGGAAGGTCGGGCCAGGGAGCAAGATACCGCCGGGCCGGGGCAAAGCGGGCCACGCGGAGCCAGCTGGTGGCAATTGAAAAGTCGGCCCAGCTCAAAAAAACTCCTACCCCCCGCATTGGCGGCAGCCTTCAGCACTTGGCATTATTTTACTGTTGATTAAGCCCTAATTACCGTTCACCTTACCGGCGACGCGGCTTCTCATTGGCTGGCCAGCGGCGCGAAAAGCGGCGGCTCGGCGTGAACCCGGCTCTCTCCACTTCGTACTACCCGGCACACACTCATTCCTTTCATTTCCTTTACCACAATGGCAGACGAACAATTGAAACCCCTGGTGCAGCAGGGCCTGGCCGCGATGAAATCCGGCAGCAAAGTGGCGGCCGAGGCTACCGACGATATCGAGGGCGACGCGACCCACGAGCAGCTCAAAGCGGCCCTCAAGCAGGGCAACGAAACCTCCAAGCAGTGGGCAGCGCGCATTGACCGGGCGCTGAAGGAAGCCGGCGGGGCCGACGAGCACGACAACCCCGTGATGGAGGCTCACTTCGAAGTCAGCAAGCGCATTCGCAATAAAGCCAAGAGCGACTACGCCCGCGACCTCGGCATCATCGCCGCCGGCCAGCTGGCGCTGCACTATTGGATTGCCTCCTTTGGCATCATGCATGCCTACGCCAAGCGGGCCGGCTTTAGCCAGGCCGCCCAGGACATGGAAACCTGCGTGAACGAGGCCAAGCAAGCCGACGAGCAGCACACCCAGCTGGCCATCC from Hymenobacter psoromatis includes the following:
- a CDS encoding ethanolamine ammonia-lyase (with EutC catalyzes the formation of acetaldehyde and ammonia from ethanolamine), yielding MPYRHTIGIRAYVFADLKTLLARATPPRAGDELAGVAATTYEERVAAQYALADVPLRTFLHEALVPYEHDEVTRLIIDTHDAAAFAPIGHFTVGELRDWLVSDAADAATLAALAPGLTPEMVAAVSKLLRNQELIAVARRVEVVTRFRNTLGLRGHLATRLQPNHPTDDPRGIAASLVDGLLYGSGDAVIGINPATDNPRQVGELLRMLDGVRQQYEIPTQTCVLCHVTTTLELIKQGAPVDLAFQSIAGTEAANRSFGISLSLLREAHAATLALGRGTLGDNVLYFETGQGSALSANAHHGLDQQTCEARAYAVARHFRPLLVNSVVGFIGPEYLYDGKQIIRAALEDHFCAKLLGLPMGVDVCYTNHAEADQDDMDTLLTLLGVAGCNFIMGVPGADDIMLGYQSTSFHDALYLRQALGLRPAPEFAAWLVRQGIFDERGRQLPASAARLEWKLG